GATCTGGGTTGGCCAATGCAAAAACGATCGGGTTGTCTGCCATCGACAGCAAGTCCTCTGCTGTCATCACATCTCCCATAGACAGTCCCAAAAACATATCTGCTCCTTTGACTGCTTCTGATAATGTGGTCAATTCCGTTTCGGTTGCATATTTAGCCTTCATAGGATCGAGGTTTTCACGACTCGTTTTGATGACTCCCTTGCTGTCGAGCATCAGGATGTTCTCCTTTTTGGCACCCATCTTGACATACAAATCCGTACAGGCTATGGCAGCTCCTCCGGCTCCATTGACGACTATTTTGATCTCCTCAATCTTCTTATTTACTACGATCAGCGCATTGAGCAATGCCGCACTTGAAATAATCGCTGTACCATGTTGATCATCATGCATGACAGGAATATTCATCTTCTCACGCAATTCTGTTTCGATCTTGAAACTCTCGGGAGCCTTGATGTCTTCGAGGTTGATCCCTCCAAAAGTCGGTTCCAATGCCTTAACGATTTTGATGAATTCATCCGCATCCATTTCATCGACTTCTATATCGAAAACATCGATTCCTGCAAATTTTTTGAATAGCACTCCTTTTCCTTCCATCACTGGCTTGGATGCTTCTGGACCTATGTTTCCCAGACCAAGGACAGCCGTACCGTTTGAAATCACACCAACTAAGTTTCCTTTAGAAGTGTATTTGTATACGTCCTCTTTGTTGTTGGCGATTTGGAGACAAGGTTCGGCTACTCCTGGAGAATAAGCCAAAGCCAAATCATGCTGTGTAGACAATGTTTTGGTAGGGCGAACCTCTATTTTTCCTGGAGTCGGAAACTCGTGAAAGTCTAATGCGTCCTTTTTTCTAATTTTGCTCATTTGATTGTTGGGCTATGATGTATTTACAAAATGAACGGAGGAGCCCTCCGCCTTATCATTACATACTTAAACTTGACGTGAATGTCTGCAGTATAATTTCCATCTCTTGCATCGGTACACGTTTGTCATCTCCGGGCTGATAGACGTAGCCTTCGAGATAGTACAACCGCTTTTGGTTTTCATCCACAAACACATAGCTGATGAAAGGGCCACCTGCGGAAATGTCACTGTTCTTCCAGAGGCCTCTCGCCTCTTTGCCATACTTCCCTTTGAAATTCACTTCTTTGATAACACTCAAGGTGTCTTGTAGCGTCATGTATAGTTCGGGCTTTTCGATATCTCTCATGTACGTCGAGGTGATGGTCTCTCTAAAATCCAACACATCGTCAAATGGGTCTTGACTGTCAAAAGGTTGGAAATACACAAATAGGTCTTTTTCAGACTCCGTGTCTAACAGTCTAATCCAAACAAAGTTCTTCAGTGCCTTGGCTACTTCAAACCCATAGGGAATGTTCATGGTAAAATCATACTCCTCCTCCAATCGTTGCTCTATTTTCTTTTCACGTACTTTGAATAATTTTCGTGCCATCCGATCATTCTCTACCTTGACAAAATGATTTCTCAACATACTCTCATTCGCCTTGATATGAGCAATCAATTGCTCTTTGGTCTGGCCAAAGAGATGTAAGACGTCTTGGCCTTGGGCATAGGCATTTTTTTGCGGCAGCATGAACAGGGATGAATCTTGGGCTATTTTGCTGAGGGACTCTTCTGAATAATACTTTTCCATTTGTCTACTTTGACGCCCGCTGTTGTCCAAAGTGTGAACAAAAATCAAATTGGATGCACGCTTGATGATGCTGTTGAATTTAAGAGGATTGATATTGCGCATTTTGAAATACGGCTCATCTTGCGGCAGTCCTGGTACATAGACAGAATAAACATCCCGCAAGGCACCCCCGATCTCGGTATGCCAATCCGTCGTGTCCATCACTACGAGCAGAGCATTGGGCTCTCCTGCTGCTTTAGGCAAATAGGTTTTATCTGACTGCTTGGTGCTATTCCCCTTTGGTTTGGAATCTGAGCACGACACGACAAGTAGTATCGAGAAAAGAAGAAACAAAGAGCTCACTAACTTGGGCATGATTATACGAGGTTTTGGATTGAAGAACAGTAAAGCTACAAAGTCGAAGATCAACAATTTACATGTTGATCAATAACTTTTGTCCAGGTTTAATACTAGACGTTGTGAGGTTGTTGAGCTTTTTCAATTTTTCGATAGAGAGGTCATCGTATTGTTTGGAGATACTCCAAAGAGAGTCTCCCGATTGGACCAGGTGATATTTGCCTCCAGGCACTGTTTTCTGCTCCGTACTGGGAGTAGATGTAGGCTGTGCAGCATAAGCATCTTTTGTACTTTGGTTGTAGTAAGGCATGACGTAGATATTCAGTCGCTGACCAACTCGAATCATGTTACTATTCAGGTTATTCCATCGTTTGATGTCTGACACTCGGACGTGATACCGCTCTGCTATCGACCCCAATACATCCCCGCTGCGTACACGATACACCTGTCTCTCTCTACCGTAAGTAGACCCTGGCGTATTTCGTGCCATATATTCCAGCTCCTTGCGGCCTACTTTGCTTGCTGTATCGAGCAAAGCCACTTTGTGCAGACGTATCGAGTCTACTAGATCCACTGGCACTTTCAGAGGGTAGTTTTTTGTACCCTCTGGGATCGCTCCACGGATCACTTGTGGATTGAGTCGTAGCAACTCATCTAAACACATGCTAGCTTGCGTTGCAAAAGTCTCGAGATGCACATAATCACTGACATGCACTGTGTCATATGCCATCAGGTATTGCTGATCCGAATCCAAATCTACTAGATTGTGTTCCTCCGCATAGTTGACTACATATATCATCGCTACCAGCTGTGGCACATACGATCTCGTCTCACGAGGCAAATAGTTGTACACATCCCAAAAGCTTTTCTTATATCCGGATCGACGAATGGCTTTGCGCACATTGCCGGGGCCAGTATTGTAAGCAGCCAAGGCCAGCTCCCAATCGTCAAACATGCTGTACAATACACCCAGGTAGCGCACCGCTGCTGCAGTAGATTCCCACGGATTCATGCGCTCATCAATGTACCAGGACTGATCCAACTTGTAGTGCTGCCCCGTCGCTGGCATAAACTGCCATAAACCTCCTGCCCCTACTCTAGACACAGCATTGGGATTGAGTCCCGACTCTATGATTGCCAGATATTTCAGCTCATCAGGCATGCCGCGTTCTGCTAGTTCCTTCTCAAAGATGGGGAAGTAAAAATTTGTCCTCGACAACACTCCCTTGGTATACTCTCTGTTGCGAACAGTGAAATAATCTATGAATGAAAACACCTTTTCGTTGAACACGAGAGGCAACTCCTTTTGGAGGCATGACATACGATCTTCGACGAGCTCGTAGCTGATATCGGGCAAGGCATCCACGCCGTTTTCCTGTGCATTGGATGTACTCCAAAAACCGATCAAACAGAAAATCGTTATGTAGCGTCTACCCTTCATACTGCCTATGTTTCTAATATATGGTCTTGCAAATATTTAGAGAAAGATAATAATTTCTCTTCTTCAAACGAATTCCCAATTACTTGAATTCCGATAGGCATTCCGTTTTCGTCCGTGCCATTCGGCAAAGAAATCGAAGGCAAACCGGCCAAAGAAGCCTGTACAGTGAATATATCCTCCAAATACATCTCTATAGGGTCTCTATCGTGGCTATTCAAGTCAAAAGCCGGCGTAGGAGCCGTCGGCATAATAATGAAATCATTGTCGGCAAAGAGCTTTTTGGTTTCATCGCGAATCAATCTACGTACCTTCTGCGCTTTGGTATAATACGCATCGTAAAAACCCTCACTGAGGACGTAAGTCCCCAGTAATATTCGCTTGATGACTTCTTCTCCAAAACCTTCCGTCCGTGTCTTTTTGTACATCGAGTCGAGATCCTTGGCCTTCTCACTGCGATAACCGTATCTCACCCCGTCGAATCGAGACAAATTGGCACTGGCTTCCGCAGTGGTCAAGATATAGTAGGTTGGCAATACATACTTGAGGTACTCAAAATTCATCTTGTGTATGGTATTGCCTGACGATTCGATTTTAGCAAATACTTGGTCCACCGACTTCTTGACAGCTGGAGCCAATGCCTCGTGAGTGTTGATGTTGTCAAACGACACCACCCTGAATTTCTCGGCCCATTCGGGAGCTTTGGAATATGCAGGTACACGCTGATGGCTCACCGTATGGTCGTACTCATCGGCACCAGACATGACTTCTAATACAAGTGCCGTGTCGTCGACTGACTGAGCCAACACTCCGACACAATCAAACGAACTGGCATAAGCTGTCAATCCATGCCTTGATATGCGCCCATAGCTCGGTTTGAATCCAATCACACCACAATAAGATGCCGGTTGTCGCACTGACCCCCCAGTATCCGACCCGATCGACACCAAACACATCTCTGCCTGTACCGCTACTGCCGAACCTCCAGAAGATCCCCCTGGCACTTTATTTTCTCCTATTGCGTTTTTGACAGGACCAAAAACAGAATTTTCGTTGGATGAACCCATCGCAAATTCGTCGCAATTGTTGCGACCAATAATGATCGCATCTTCATCTAACAATCGCTGAATCGAAGTAGCTGTAAACTGGGACTTGAAGTTTTCTAAGATTTTGCTACCGCACTGTAGGGAATGACCATCATGACAGTAGACGTCTTTGATGGTAATCACCATCCCTGCCAATCGCCCTGCCTTACTGCTATTGATTTTTTCCTGCACGACAGCCGCTTGTGCAAGTGCTTCCTGATCGTAGACTTCTGTCAACGCATTGAGCTCTGGGTTGGCTTGCTCGATATTGGACAAATAACCTTTGACTAAATCTATGCAAGTAAGGGTCCCAGATGCTATGTCAGACCTGACCTGAGACAATGAATGATAACTCTTCAAATCTTATTTCTTATCTTCCTTGATACCGTCTTCTATTTCGTCTTTGATCTCTTTCGAAGCGTCCTTGAACTCTCTGATACCTCTCCCTAAACCTTTCGCCAATTCAGGGATTTTTTTCGCTCCAAACAATAGGACGATTACTAGCACGATAATCACTAGTTCCCAACCTCCAGGCATCCCAAATGCCAATACTGAATGTATCATATATATTATAGCTTTATTCTACAGCAATTTAGCCACAAAGATAGGCAAATAGATTCAAGATAGATGTAGCGCCCAAATTTTGTTGTGGCTATTGCCGACCTATCGAATCAATCGCCTCTGTCGTCTTGTGCAACCTCTATGGTGTACTTTAGCGTAAGCACAATCGTAACATAAAAACTCAGGGATGAACCTAAATCAAATCACAATCTCGTCCACAGATGTCGCTCGATCGGTAGTATTCTACAAACAACTGGGTTTGCAACTGATTGTCGATTCGGCTCCTCGCTATGTTCGCTTTGTATGCCCCGCGGGAGACAGTACGTTTTCGATTCATCAAGAGGAACAACCCGCTCAATATGTCGGCACTACGATCTACTTCGAGTGCAAAGATGTCGATGCGGAGTACAAACGATTACTCTCAGCAGGCGTGCAATTTGCCACAGCACCGACCGATCAAGAATGGCTATGGAGAGAAGCTCGACTCCAAGACCCAGATGGTCATTGGATCATTTTGTACCATGCCGGGGACAACCGCAAAAATCCACCGTGGAGAATCAATTAATTTTACCTTTTTAACAACTATTTCCGGAACACTGCGTATTGTCGTTGTAACATTTAATGTTGATACGTTTAAAAAAATAAAATCATATTCAAAATAAATAACCATGTTGAACACACTATTAGCACTATTGACATTCGTCACCCTCGCAGGAGAAAAAAATCACACACCTGCTGCTGACGTCACTGAAAGTACCGTTGTATGGAAGGCTTCCAAAGTAACGGGCAAACACGAAGGCACCGTGACACTCACGGAGTCCTCTCTGGTCCTCAAAGGAACGGAATTGAAAGGGGGATCCTTCACCGCCGACATGACCTCTATCAATACGACTGACTTAGAAGGCGAGTATAAGGACAAGCTCGACGGCCACTTGAAGTCAGATGACTTTTTCGGAGTAGAGAAATACCCAACGTCTACCTTTAAAATCACCAAAGTGAAGAAAACAGGCTCCAACAGCTATGACGTGACTGGCAATATCACCATCAAAGGCAAAACAGAAACTGTCAACTTCCCAGCACAACTAGCTGTGGCA
The DNA window shown above is from Reichenbachiella sp. 5M10 and carries:
- the gatA gene encoding Asp-tRNA(Asn)/Glu-tRNA(Gln) amidotransferase subunit GatA: MKSYHSLSQVRSDIASGTLTCIDLVKGYLSNIEQANPELNALTEVYDQEALAQAAVVQEKINSSKAGRLAGMVITIKDVYCHDGHSLQCGSKILENFKSQFTATSIQRLLDEDAIIIGRNNCDEFAMGSSNENSVFGPVKNAIGENKVPGGSSGGSAVAVQAEMCLVSIGSDTGGSVRQPASYCGVIGFKPSYGRISRHGLTAYASSFDCVGVLAQSVDDTALVLEVMSGADEYDHTVSHQRVPAYSKAPEWAEKFRVVSFDNINTHEALAPAVKKSVDQVFAKIESSGNTIHKMNFEYLKYVLPTYYILTTAEASANLSRFDGVRYGYRSEKAKDLDSMYKKTRTEGFGEEVIKRILLGTYVLSEGFYDAYYTKAQKVRRLIRDETKKLFADNDFIIMPTAPTPAFDLNSHDRDPIEMYLEDIFTVQASLAGLPSISLPNGTDENGMPIGIQVIGNSFEEEKLLSFSKYLQDHILET
- a CDS encoding twin-arginine translocase TatA/TatE family subunit; its protein translation is MIHSVLAFGMPGGWELVIIVLVIVLLFGAKKIPELAKGLGRGIREFKDASKEIKDEIEDGIKEDKK
- a CDS encoding YceI family protein, with protein sequence MLNTLLALLTFVTLAGEKNHTPAADVTESTVVWKASKVTGKHEGTVTLTESSLVLKGTELKGGSFTADMTSINTTDLEGEYKDKLDGHLKSDDFFGVEKYPTSTFKITKVKKTGSNSYDVTGNITIKGKTETVNFPAQLAVAGDKITATAVITLDRTKFGIRYGSGSFFDNLGDKAIDDKFTLEVTLVSTK
- a CDS encoding VOC family protein, with the translated sequence MNLNQITISSTDVARSVVFYKQLGLQLIVDSAPRYVRFVCPAGDSTFSIHQEEQPAQYVGTTIYFECKDVDAEYKRLLSAGVQFATAPTDQEWLWREARLQDPDGHWIILYHAGDNRKNPPWRIN
- a CDS encoding DUF4837 family protein, which codes for MPKLVSSLFLLFSILLVVSCSDSKPKGNSTKQSDKTYLPKAAGEPNALLVVMDTTDWHTEIGGALRDVYSVYVPGLPQDEPYFKMRNINPLKFNSIIKRASNLIFVHTLDNSGRQSRQMEKYYSEESLSKIAQDSSLFMLPQKNAYAQGQDVLHLFGQTKEQLIAHIKANESMLRNHFVKVENDRMARKLFKVREKKIEQRLEEEYDFTMNIPYGFEVAKALKNFVWIRLLDTESEKDLFVYFQPFDSQDPFDDVLDFRETITSTYMRDIEKPELYMTLQDTLSVIKEVNFKGKYGKEARGLWKNSDISAGGPFISYVFVDENQKRLYYLEGYVYQPGDDKRVPMQEMEIILQTFTSSLSM
- a CDS encoding lytic transglycosylase domain-containing protein, coding for MKGRRYITIFCLIGFWSTSNAQENGVDALPDISYELVEDRMSCLQKELPLVFNEKVFSFIDYFTVRNREYTKGVLSRTNFYFPIFEKELAERGMPDELKYLAIIESGLNPNAVSRVGAGGLWQFMPATGQHYKLDQSWYIDERMNPWESTAAAVRYLGVLYSMFDDWELALAAYNTGPGNVRKAIRRSGYKKSFWDVYNYLPRETRSYVPQLVAMIYVVNYAEEHNLVDLDSDQQYLMAYDTVHVSDYVHLETFATQASMCLDELLRLNPQVIRGAIPEGTKNYPLKVPVDLVDSIRLHKVALLDTASKVGRKELEYMARNTPGSTYGRERQVYRVRSGDVLGSIAERYHVRVSDIKRWNNLNSNMIRVGQRLNIYVMPYYNQSTKDAYAAQPTSTPSTEQKTVPGGKYHLVQSGDSLWSISKQYDDLSIEKLKKLNNLTTSSIKPGQKLLINM